The genomic stretch ACTGTTGTTGACTGAGTGTAGAGAGCTGGAGTGCTGAGACAGTGTCTTGCTCATGGAAACACTGCCACTGAAAGCATTTAAGCAGGATATATGGCTTTGGGGAACAGATTGCTGAGAGCTGCCTTGCTTTGAGTCACTGGAGTGGAAGTTATCTGATACAGTAGCTGGTCTTCCCTCCACCACACCTTATTACTGGAGACTGGCCATTGGTGATAGACCAGAGGTTGATTTGAATCTAAGGATCTGTCTAGCTCCCCTCACCTGGGACCATGAGCCCTTCTTATTGCAGTGGGGTTGACTGAATTCCTTCATGCTAGTGCTCTCTTTTTCTCAGCTCCAATGGCAGCAGGAGTGCCGTAGTCACAGTGCCTGATACTGTTGCTGAGTGGAAAGTCAGGATGTTCTGTTTGGCTGGGAGAGGCTTTGGCCTCGCCCCAATCACAAGCCTCAGGACTGTCCAGCCGTTCTTTGTGGATGTGACATTGCCATATTCTGTGATCCAGGGAGAGACCTTCATGCTAAAGGCTACTGTGTTCAACTACCTGCAGCAGTGCATACAGGTATGTAACTGTGATACAGGTAACAGTGTATGGTACAGGCCTCTCATGCCCTCCGGTTTTACAAGCATATGTGGCAAGTTATCTCTCCTGAGTTGCCCATTTACTCACCTGCATCTGTCACTCCCTCAGATCCATGTGGCCCTTGCTAAATCCCTAGACTTCCAGGTGGAGCAGTGCAGGACCTGCAGAGACAAAGAGTGCTTGTGTGTGGAGGAGTCCAAGATCTTCATGTGGAATGTGACAGCAATCCAGCTGGGTATGGCAGCAAACATGGATGTGGTGGTGGAGAATCCTAAAACTGAAGTGAGAGAGGGAGTGGAAGGTCCACTGAAACTGACAGGAGCTTGTGTCCTCTGGATATCAAAGTTTGTTGTTAGTGGTTCAAGACCCTGGATCATCACatatgctttctttctccccccttgGACAGGCTCATCAGAGAGGCCAGGAACTAAATGTGGAGAACCTCttggggaaagagctgtgggaCCAGGTGGGGGAGGGGCTACACTGGTGTGTATGTCTGGTGCTGTGCACCAAGTGCGATGGgaaggggacactggggaccaAGGCACTGCTGAACCTTGTGTTGTTACTATCACATGTATTGGACCAGAGTCACTGTTGGTGAAGCATTATTCAGTTCCCTCATGCTTAGGGTGTTTGGACAAGCCATCGACACTGGCTGGTTCACCCTTACCTGTCAAACCACTGAGGCTATGAAAACCAGCTTCCTGAAGCACATAGGATCACTATCAGTTAAAGCAAATATACTCCATTTGGCCAGAGGCAAAAGAAACAGGCTGTGTTAATTTATTTGTCAGGGACTCTGAATATCACAGTCAGGATTGAGTTACTGGATGCCACGCCACGCTGTGGGGACAAGAAGCCCTTGTCATCGACCATGAGGCGGAAGCACACTGTGGTCAAACACTTGCTGGTCCGGGTCAGTATGAGAGCAAGCTCGGTTCTCTCCCTGGGTATGAGGAGCCATGTGATCCCTATTCCTCCAAAAAGAGAAGCTGAGCTGGGCtaaatgtttttctctcctctctttttggCCACCATTAGCATATCAAGGCTTTGATTCAGTTTGCCATGTTCTCTCCAGGATCTAGCTAAGCGTTTTCCCTTCTTGTAGTACTCTTTCTTGAGCTGCACCCATACATCATATTTGTACCACTCCCTATACATTTCCCTGCCCAGTCATCCATGTACATGAGCTTTTGTATATGTACACCAACCAGAGAGCCACCTCCCTTAGGCTTGCTCTTGCTTTCTTGAATAGTACAGCAGACAGCATCAGTGCAGCCCTGCAAAGGTGATGAGGATGGAATCCCTGACAGCTTGGGCAATAACCAGTGAATTTAGACCTGAAATTGCTCTGAAATTTTGTTGGTATTTGGAAATAATGTGTGTAATCTTGTTTTTCCTGTCCCATGTTCATGTTCCTGTGCAGCCAGAAGGTGTGCTAGTGGAGAAGACTTACAGCTCCCTGCTGTGCCCAAGAGGAGGTTTGAGGGCAACTTGGATGGGTCCTGCAGCCTGAAATCACTAGACATGAAAGTAGAATTgaactgggggtgggggtgggggtggtgaGCTCATGAATGAATGCTTGCAAATGTTTTCACGAAGAAAATTTctcaaaaaaggataaaaaatattACTTCCCTACTTGATGTCCTATTGAATTTGCTGCTGAGTATAGGTGGAGAACTCCTCCTCTGTAGTCTCCTTTCCACACTGCAATCCCTGGCACTCCCCTGGGGCTTGGCAGTCACCAGGAAGAGCACCTCCTGCCATACCGCCCTGTCCCTGCAACATTGCAGGTCTCCCTAGGATGTTCCCCTACAGAGTGAAGACCAAATGTGAACGTAGCAGTTTGGTGAGCCCTCAGTCCGGCCACTAGCTCTCATGTCGTTTCTAACCTGAAAAGTTCTCAAGCAATGGAACTTGATGCGGTGCCGGGGGCAGACTTTAGGGAGTTGCCTGCATTGCCAGGATGTAGGCAAGCAGGATGTAGGCAGCATCCCATTTGCCTGTGCCAGCATTGTCCCTCTAGTTAGATGcatttggcttgttttttcaTCCAACTCCTCTCTTCTGTGGTTATCAGGAAACATGGCTGAAAACCCTGTGTCCCTTCGTCTCCCTGCTAATGTAGTAAAGGGATCTGCCAGGGCTTCCATATCCATCTTAGGTAAGTCATTTCTGTTGTGGGCTCACTGACTTCTGTTACAGATGAACATGGCTTGACTTGGTGATGATGTCAGGGATCCATTTGACATGAGACTGGTCAAAAGAGAAGATGCTAAGTTTCTATCCTCTGCAAGGTTTGCCAACAGCAGGTTTTCAGATTTTTGGATTAGCAACTAGGCTTTAATGGGAAAGAAACCTGCAGGGGAAGATGAATCCTCATTTTCCTGGCTAGGACTTTGGAACAGAGATTCTAAGTCAAGGTTTAACTGGCACTTCAGGAGTTTGGCTAGCTCTGTGTAGATACAATCAGCAAAGATCATAACCATCTATCTGCCTGTTAAGTTTCACTGCTATAATAGAAGCTCCTGGAGAGAAGAAATCCTCCTCAGTATTACTAAGTTGCAAAAGCATTCTTTGGAGAAGCTTCCGGGAACAGACATGCTTATCATTCAGTCCACCTCTTCGTACTGGGCCCATGCCAGTATTGATAGGAAGCTAGGCCTGGCATAAATGACCATAGATATTATGCAACAGTCCCAAAGGAGGGAAGAGGTTACAAGGCTTTTCTGTCTGGGTGGGGGACAGCTTAATGCTATCTGACTAGCACTACCACTGTCTTACTGACATTTTGATACTTGACACATGGCCACGTAGAACAGGCTTCACAGCCTTTTATGCTGAAGACCAGAAACAACTCAACCTTTTCCTAAGTGCTTCAATGTTcatctgaatagcagccctgctcATAGTCATTTACAAATAGTACTTGTTATGGCAGGAGCCCTTTGGAGGACAAAAGCTAATAGGGGAAAGTTCCTCAGGGACTCCACACTATGGCCATCCTGTATCACTTCCCCTAGACTGGAAAGAGGCAGAACAGTCACAGCTCTCCATCCTGTACtctgttgttttcttctctttcttctgctctccagtATATTCCTCCTGTGCAGAAATAAAGCACTAGTGTCCAATGTCTGGCTGAGGAGCAATTCAAATTGTGCTGAGACTTGCTTTGTTTCTTACCCTTGGGTAGGTGACCTCATGGGGATGGCACTGCAGAACCTAGACCACCTGGTGCAAATGCCCCATGGCTGTGGGGAGCAGAACATGGTGCTGTTTGCCCCCATTGTCTATGTGCTGCAGtacctggagaagacaaggcaaCTGACCCCAGAGATCAGGGAGAGGGCGGTGGGACTCCTGCATAACGGCAAGTACAACAGACCTGCCTTGCTCCACTGCCTTCCTCTGTGGCCACCCTACTAATACCCTCTACCCTTACACTCACTATCTCAGTGTTGACCCCCTCCATGTTACTGTGCTACATTAATCACTGTTCCTATCTCCCCAGGGTACCAGATGCAGCTTCTTTATAGGCATAGGGATGGGTCCTACAGCGTTTTTGGGCATCAGGATGGGGAAGGGAACACTTGGTAAGCACTGGAGACATCCCCTGCTCCTGATTTATTCTGTCTGGGCCAGAGCAGCTGATGTGTCTGGGCATAGCTCATAGGATAGATGTTCCTTCTTTTGGATGGAGCCCCTCAGGAGCTCTGACATGGAGACAAATTGAGGGAGAGCCACTTAGAAAAAGAGTGAGGCAGGTCAGCAGAGATTCTGGGAAACTGGAATATAAAGATGTGATCCCATAGAGGTGAAAGAtctctttttccctctgtggCCATACTGCTGCCCCACACAGAACACTGGATTCAGCTATTGATGTCCTGTTAGCCAAAAGGTGTATGTATTGAGTGGGGGAAGATCAGGGAAGAGCAATAAAAATCATCTCCCAAGGGAGGGAGTTGCTTGGGAGAGTCTGGCTTGGCCCTGTGATATCTGGGCTGGGAGcaatgaagaaaggaaggaagaaaatgaggaatCCTGAAATAATTCAAGATTTTCTCTAGGTATTTGAGAGAGATGATGAAATGACTGGATAAAGTACTAGAGCATAACTTTGTGGAACTaggctgagggagaagagccacTTAGGTACCACAGTCCATTTCCACATTTAGATTGCCTTTCTGTCTGAAATTGACTCTTTCTAAACACCCCACTATGTCAATGTTAACTTTAGGAACAAGCATGGGGGAAGCATTTGACTTTGTCCTTgtgtgtttctctttctctcacaaCTCATCTTCTTCCTAGGCTGACAGCTTTTGTAGTCAAGAGTTTTGGCCAAGCCAGAAAATACATCTACATAGATGACAAGAATGTCCAGGATGCCTTGCATTGGCTGGAGCAAAACCAGCTCCCCACTGGCTGCTTTGCCACCAAGGGGAGACTTTTTCATTCCTCCATGAAGGTATACGAGAACCAAGCCAGGCAGCATACCTGGGGACTGGCTGGCTGGATATTGTGGCAACAAAGGATTATGGGGATCACAAAGGATCCTGGAAAGTCAGTCCTGCAATCCATGTAACCAGCCCCATAGAAAACAGGGCATGAGGCAGTTCTTAAAAGGACCCACCGCATGAGCCCTTGAAACACCGCTTAGATAGTGAAATTTGCTTCAGATCCTAGGTTGATCTGGGAGAATGCACCTGAGAGCCTTAGGGACTCACTTCTAAGAGTCTCCAAGTGCTATGGTGTGTCTGTGTTAGGCTAGAATTCCACATCTCTGGTGACTGATTCTCTTCACAGGGTGGTGCGAATGATGAAATCTCCTTAGGGGCATATGttgctgcagcactgctggaaTTGGGTCAGCCACTTAAGGTGAGCACACTCCCTTCATCTCCTGCTCTGCTTTACTCTCCTACACCTGGGCCCTGTATGGGGAAGAAGGTCATGATGGTGGCATTCCTCAGGCCTAGGTAGGGCATTGCTGTGAGAGAGTAAATGTATGGCCAAACTATGAAGTAATTCCTCAAAATGGTACAACACTGGCATGGAGTGATGGGAGTTGGTTAAGGAACAGTTGTGGCTATTTCTCGCAGTGTACACTGGGGCTGCACTGCCTGTTTTatcaaaaaaaagtgtttaatttaGTGGGTTTCTCTGGAGCTACATCAACTAGATGTAGTCTGTCCCCCTGGAATAAGCCCCATGAAATCAGGGAGGCTGCCCTGCACTTTGCCCCTGTATTAGCTTGGCATATGTGTCTTCTTCCAATGCAGGGCAAGCTGATGCAGAATACCTTCAGCTGTCTGCAGCAGGCAGTTCACAACATCACCAACATCTACACAGAAGCTCTCCTGGCCTATGCCTTTGCCTTGTCTGGAGACTATGAGACAACCCAGGAGTTGCTGTACAAGTTGGAGGAACAGGCCATCAAATCAGGTGCTGACTGCTTGTTGGGGTAGGGCCTCTCATTCAGCTGCTGGGATCTGGAGTAATGTATCCAAGCAATATATCCCAGCTGCACCTAACGTGGCAAAACCTGGAATATGTTAACCTATGCAAGAAGCTTGCTGAGGAAAAAACTGCACCTGCTGTCCTTGTATTTGTGCACTAACTGCACTGTGTGACTGCAGATACAATATGTTATTGAGCAAGCTGTGAAAGTGATTTACAAGCAAGTCTCCTCAGCCTGGAGGATTTCAGGATCATCCTGAGGGAGGAGCTAGAAACCTGTGAACTAGGACTAGGTGAAGCCCTGGAGAATAAACCGAAAAAAGCAACCCTGGCTGGAGTCCAAGGAATAAGTTGAAGGAGCCATGAAAACactatatttcttctttcctatttCTAGAACCCCAAATTTCATTCTCTCCACATAGTCTGCATggtcttttttcttccccaggagGACAAATCCACTGGACGCCCAAACCAAGCTCCCCAGCTTCCGCAGACTTCTGGCCTAGGACTCAGTCAGTGGACATAGAATTGACAGCCTATGTGCTCCTGGCCTATCTCTCAAAGCCACGAGTGCATGCAGGTGACATGACAATTGCAGCCAGTATTGTGGCATGGCTGACCCAGCAGCAGAATGCCTACGGGGGCTTTGCTTCCACCCAGGTAACAAATAGCTCCAGGCGTATTCATATGCTGTTGCACCTGAAGTTGGCAGGATGAATTCTCTTAAGGTCTTCCCTTTTAAAGTTGGCTTCACAGAGCTGATCCTCACAGAGAGGTGACTGTCTCTCCATCTTTAGGACACAGTTGTTGCCTTGCAAGCCTTGGCAAAATATGCAGCAAGGACATTCAGCACATCAGGCCAAGCACTTGTGAGGGTGAAGTCCCAGAGGGGCTTTGGGAAGACATTCCAAATCACCCGCCAGAAACGGCTACTgttgcagcaggcagcactgacAGAAGTCCCAGGGGATTTCTTGGTGCAGGTCCATGGCAGCAGCTGTGTCTTTGCTCAGGTAAGGTAGTGGGATGAGAGAGGAGAGGTGGAGGATTATTCCTCTTCTCCTCACATCTCATGTCCGGCCTGTCTTTTCCACTTCTGATCCTCACCCTGCAGACAGTGCTGAGGTACCATGAGCCTCCCCCGCGGACCACCACAACCTTCACTCTGCATGTCAACACACAGCTGACCAACTGTAGCCAGGCCAATATGCGTGTCCTCACCATCCGTATCCTTGTCAGGTGACTCCAAGGATCATGCAATTCTCCAGCAAGCACACAGCTCTACTGGGGGACAGCAGCTGGGAAAACCTCAAAGCTGCAATGGGGGGACCATGCACTTGGGGCAGACAGGCTGGAAGGTGAATTTGGCAGGTGGAAGGGATGATGACGAAAGGTGATGGCTACCTCCTGTGAGAAGAGTAGTCCTGTCTTGGCCCCAGTCCCAGCTGGGCTGCTTGGCTCAGGGTCCCGCACACAGGGTATGGtggtggagggaaggaggaacCAGGAAGGACCCTCTGACAGTTTGATCTTCTTCCTCAGCTATGTTGGGAGCAGAGTCACTTCTAACATGGTGATTGTGGAGGTCTCCCTGCTGTCTGGCTTCATCCTGGCTCCAGGATCCAGGATGTTGGTGAGAAGCCTTGAATCAGAAAAGGAAGAACTGTAGTAGATGGGTCACACTGCTTACAGCTGTTGGTAACTGCCCATTTCAGGCTGTGATGCAGCTATTAACATGAACCCTTTTACTGCTGAAATTAAACCAAAGTCTCTCATTTCCCTGCAGGGCCCCCCAGGGTGGGCTATGGGGGTTCAGGGGTGGTTTGGGGTCTCCCACTGACACTGTTATGCCTTGGGACAAAAAGAAGATGTGCTCTTAGGTGTGCTAAACACCAGGATTTCTTTATCAGAAATTCtaagaaaacaatcattttaatttgagccaagaagatttttttttctaattcatgaATGAAACTGAAAGCTGAATTATTTGCACAACCCCCAGGCAGGTCTTTAAGAGCAGTCTGGCAGACCATGCTATAAGCTAACGACAGTCTTTACTGGTGCCTTTACCTGTTTGCTGACCAGTGTATCAGTCTATGTTTTATCCATATGGCTTTCTGTCCCCAGAATGAGACACTCTTTAACAGAGCAGGGACAGCATAGTTCATCCCTGAGATGAGGCTCATGAGGGATGTTCCCGGAGGGACTACAAAAGATACAACCACTAAAACCTTTGTGCATGAGAAAGACACATTGTACCTTCAATCCAGCAGGAAGCCCTAAGGAAAGAGCTTACAAATTTCTTTATGTTATTGtttcctgtcccagctgcagcacaaaacCATCATTAAGAAAATGGAAGTAAAAGCTGATGTGGTCTACATTTATCTGGAAAAGGTAAATGGGAACAAGAGCATCAGGTGGGAGCAAGAGGCCAGAGGACAGGAGTTGTGTGGGAAGCCCAAGGTTGGACTAGCAGTGGGGCAAGGACACTGGTAGAAATGTGTGTAGAAGAACCTTGCCTAAGTTAATTGTTATTTGGTTAGCATTTTCTATTCCTAACATACATCtatttctaaaatttaaaatttataatGGATTAGAGAGATTTAGTGCAGGAAAGATGAAGATGCCTGTATGATTAACCTTGCTAATTTCTTTCCGCCTCTGCAAGCTCAGTGATGAATCTCAGACTTTCATTCTGCAACTGGAACAAATAATTGAGATGAAGAACCTGAAACCAGCCAGCATCAAAGTCTACGATTACTACCAGCCAGGTTGGCTGCTGATTCCTCTGCTACTCTGGAGCTAGGAGCTGGGTTCCTAGATCTCTGGCCTTGGCTGGGACATTATGTGCTCTTctctgtgcacatgcatgtgtgtgtaactGTCTTCCTCATTTCCTTTTGCAGAAGAGCAAGCCTTGACTGACTACAGTGCTGTCTGCAATTGAGGTAGGCAGCAGGCCCCTGTGACACACTGTGATAGGAACAGTGGTGTTGGGAAATTATGGGTCTTGAGTGGGAGAGAGGGAATGTCTTTCAGCCACGTAGGCAGTCAAAGGCAGGAAGAAGGATCATCATTGTCGGGAAGCATTTTTCCAGCAAGAATGAGGAGCTGTCATTTACCTGTGGCTGTATCTGTGGAGCTAGGCTCAGGGCTCTTTTGCAGTCAGGGAGGAAGCTGAAAGGCTCTAGCGGATATCAGAGATAGGCATAGCGTCTGTCTAAATGGGAGTGAGAAGGAATGGCTGAACCTAGTGACTATCTCATGTGGAGTGAGAACACAGAGCTACAATGACCTATGCTAACAAAGGCCCTCAGACCTAGATGGTGCCCCTTTTCCCTCCACCCAGTACATTCATTGCAGGGTAGGAGACAGGTGATTCagggagccaaaggagcaagctGCACCTGGGAAGATGTAATGTTTTGTCTTGTGGGGTGACATGCCCAGCTGTCAGAAAGGGGGTGGCCTGTTAGTACTAGCCTGAAGCCAGGACAAGTCTGGAGAAGTCCCCTCTGAAAGGATAAAACAGAATCTTGACACAGCAAATGCTGTGTCCTGTCACATCTCTCAGACAGAGTGCTGCCTGGGTACCTCCCTAGAAACCCAGCCCCACTACCAGCCGAGACAAGGCTTGCTTCACAGCCTGGTGATAGCCATGGGAGGGGATGAGTTATGCCCTCCTTGTTTGTCTTAGCTTGTGTTCTCCACAGTCCCACACGGCTCCTCAGAAAGGGGAGCCCAAGTTCCCACAGCTGTGATAAAGAACAGGAGAGAAATTGCCACCCAGTGACTCCTGCCTTTGCCCAATGTTTCAGGTTGGGCACCGAATGGAAGGGGATACCCCAGCTGGGATACTGCCCACATTAAAGCTGAGCGCATGTGGTCTTGTCCTCAGTGGATGGACTTAGGGATCATCACAGTCTAGCAGCTGTGCCTGCACTGTGGAGgcctgggggtggaggggagggttACATATTTGGGATATGCCTGAGAAGAATTAAAATAAGCATCACCCCTGACTGTGCTGTCATTGTGCCAGTTGCTGATGAACTACAGACTCTGCCCATGAGGATACCATTTCTACTACTACTAATATACAAACCTCAAAGCTCCTTTAGTGCTTTCCCTCACACTTCTCATGGTTTCTCCTAGCACTCCCTGCAGTAGGATCTCTGCAGCTTTGGGGAACAAGGTGCAATTGAACATGCTGTGATAGATGCGTCTCCTGCACCCTTTCTGCAAGCTCCCTTGCCTTCAACCATGCTTTGAAGCTGTCTTCAAATAGTAATACAATGCTATTGAGACTGTAACTCTTCACCCCTTCTCAGCAATAGCTCCTTGCCAATTGCACTTGATAGGTATCTCTAAATGCAGTTGTTGGCCAAAGGAGCTGTTGACCATATCCCAGGATTCCCTTGCCTCAGCTCAGGCTGGTGTGAGGACCACCTTCTCCCAGTACCAAATCTACCTTGGTGTGTGCTCCACCTCCTCCTGTGCAAGTCCACTATTGGAAGGGCAGAGCTTTACTcttgtatatgcacacacaataGAACTGAGGGAGTTATTTTTCCCGGGTGCTCTTAAACATGATTTTCCtggttttggagaaaaaaactAAGCCTGAATAATCATTCAACCAGACAATCCTAGTCTCCTGACTTTTAATAAGATGCCAGACACAGTCTGAGCCTTTAAGAAAGTAACTGTTTAGGAGGCAATTTCAAGCATTTTCTCTCTTCGCTCCTCATCTCCACATGGTGGCTGGAGCAGAGATGACAAAGGACTGAAGGATAAAGGCTGCAGAGGATGAGTCTGTCCCTGATCCTGTAAAGACAAAAAAGGACAAAGGTTTGTGTTCCTGAAGTATTAAAACTAGCCACCAGGAACTTTTTATGCCTCATGACCAGATACAACTGCCAAGCCATCAAGGATAGGGTTCTCTCTAACTGGCCCCTTAGCACATGTTTCAGCCCCATGTATAAAGTCTAAAGCAGAATCTCCACTAAGATAGTGGGGCTTGTGGCAGGTGTTCTAGAGCAGGGCTGTGCATATCCTACTGAAGGCATCAGTGTTGCATACATGCTTATTATCCACAGTCACAGGGTGCCCCCAACTCTGTCTTTCATCTGAGAGACATGAGATGCCTCatgaaggagggtttttttctgcagctcATAGACTGTGGACAAGGAAGAATATGGGTGTATCAGAGTTTAGGACAAGACCAGGCACTCAGAATTCAAGCTTTGACTTTGCCCAGCCTGGAAACAGAATGGGACAGGTGCTCAGTTCCTGGCAAGGACCAGAAGCCATGCTGGGACTCCAAAAGGCCTAGCAATGAAAAGGAGTCAGGCCCTGCAATGAAGGTGAACATGGAGTATTGCATACACAGGACTGGAAGGCTCTAGAATTGCAGTGGAAGTGACAGGTATAGGAACTGTATTGGCTTGAGAAAAGTATATTCAATCCACAATGGCAGGATTGGTGGTATGACTTGGGAGAGGCAGCctttgttttctgtagcataCCTCCAACTCTGTCATGAGCTGGGCACCTCAAACCTTCCAGTGCAGTTCTCTCTTTCCCTTGTTTTAACCACTGGGATACAAGAACTCACTCTTAGCTGTGCTAATCACTTCACACCCTCAACCTGCCATGTGGCAAGTTTCTGGACCAAGGACCCTAGCCTGCATCTCCCTCCATCTCCATCATCTTCAGGACCATGCCCGTGATGGCAAAAGATGTGCTGGGCCCTCACCTTACTTGCAAGGGGCATTGTAGCTCGTCACTGTAGTTTCTTCtgtaagagaagagaaagaatgcCAGTGAGATACAATCGCCAAAAAAATCACTACAGCAACCCAGCATTGTGCCTGTGCTTCTAGGAGAGGTGTGCCCTCAGTTTACAAGCCATGACTTCTGCCACTGTGACAACTGAAGTCACTTATACGTGTCAAAGTTTCCGCGCTGCAGTTAGCCTGGATTCAACTGAGTCATATAGTCTGCGACCTTTTGAAGCCGTAAGTCCCAACCAGCACTGTTATGGGATCCCTCACTTTCTGAAGAAATAACAATTCCTGACACATTTTTAGCTTTTCCTCCCATTAGGGACCCCAGATAACACAGGCCAAATTATTGTCACTGTCATTATTCTAAGCTATCCTCTCACTTTTCTGCCTCCCACAAAATGAATGACCAAAAGCACAGCTCTGAACTCCTGGCTCCCCTCTTGTTGGA from Dromaius novaehollandiae isolate bDroNov1 chromosome 1, bDroNov1.hap1, whole genome shotgun sequence encodes the following:
- the LOC112992431 gene encoding alpha-2-macroglobulin-like protein 1 yields the protein MWTPFLLSCLLYTLDIGAQPKYLIILPAELPFPSSQRVCLDLRGVEKPIRVSLTLMQASSSLSLFRKVVRNNWIFECSRFQVPQPAGSQEAVTVQLHISNGHYFSAKEEKKVLIRRSGTGTFIQLDKHTYKPGQTVKFRIVTLTEDFVPVNSKYSVVEVQDPNRNRIGQWLDVRPKQGIADLSFQLAAELSLGTYTISVMNPKVSSTFQVEEHELPKFDIFFERPAQIYASDKTLPLRVCGRYHYGKAVQGTMKVTLCQKARRRPQNVSKDICREYSGLTVNKGCFTTSVSMTIFNLAHSEEDSKLYVEAALLETGTGVQINASSQIPISRTTARAMFETPNAYYIPGVPYRGKIKLQDHHGNGMKNKKVYLVIKFMRRRFIKIYITDGSGRASFNLDTTAWNSSSVSLEVTGKAGIVVRGQRSVQVGKLNSKSAVTWFLLKGSFSIPLTFTADFTPSPSLVVYAIFPNGGVTADSIQFDVALCFENQVKVTFIARETHPGSTVQLQLQAAPGSICAVQAVDESKFLMRPERELTSQMVYGLFPAIYRHGYPAQVEEHSNHCIQSQSMSPLLQGKSQHSIQPDIFNLFWNMGLKIFSNLVIKKPTKCFHRADRKPTVGGTSTEEHRVSKKQPQSTTEGRLHEYFPETWIWSLFSVGSNGSRSAVVTVPDTVAEWKVRMFCLAGRGFGLAPITSLRTVQPFFVDVTLPYSVIQGETFMLKATVFNYLQQCIQIHVALAKSLDFQVEQCRTCRDKECLCVEESKIFMWNVTAIQLGTLNITVRIELLDATPRCGDKKPLSSTMRRKHTVVKHLLVRPEGVLVEKTYSSLLCPRGGNMAENPVSLRLPANVVKGSARASISILGDLMGMALQNLDHLVQMPHGCGEQNMVLFAPIVYVLQYLEKTRQLTPEIRERAVGLLHNGYQMQLLYRHRDGSYSVFGHQDGEGNTWLTAFVVKSFGQARKYIYIDDKNVQDALHWLEQNQLPTGCFATKGRLFHSSMKGGANDEISLGAYVAAALLELGQPLKGKLMQNTFSCLQQAVHNITNIYTEALLAYAFALSGDYETTQELLYKLEEQAIKSGGQIHWTPKPSSPASADFWPRTQSVDIELTAYVLLAYLSKPRVHAGDMTIAASIVAWLTQQQNAYGGFASTQDTVVALQALAKYAARTFSTSGQALVRVKSQRGFGKTFQITRQKRLLLQQAALTEVPGDFLVQVHGSSCVFAQTVLRYHEPPPRTTTTFTLHVNTQLTNCSQANMRVLTIRILVSYVGSRVTSNMVIVEVSLLSGFILAPGSRMLLQHKTIIKKMEVKADVVYIYLEKLSDESQTFILQLEQIIEMKNLKPASIKVYDYYQPEEQALTDYSAVCN